In the Sinomonas cyclohexanicum genome, CCGGACGCGGCGCTGTTCCCGAACTCGCGCAACGGCTCGTTCCCGAAGACGGTCGGCACGATCGCCGGGGACGTGGAGCTCGCGGTCCCGCGGGACCGGGACGGGACCTTCACACCGATGCTCGTGCCCAAGGGCGCCCGGCGCCTGTCCGGGCTCGATGACATGATCATCTCCCTGTACGCGGGCGGGATGACGGTGCGCGACATCGAGCATCACCTCGTCTCCACGGTCGGCACCGAGGTCAGCCGCGAGACGATCTCCAAGGTCACCGACGAGGTCCTGGACGAGGTCCTGGCCTGGCAGCGCCGGCCGCTGGAGTCCTTCTACCCGGTCATCTACCTGGACGCGATCGTGGTCAAGGTCCGCGACGGGGCGCACGTGCGCAACAAGGCCGCGCACATCGCGGTCGGGGTGGACATGGACGACGCACGTGCTCGGGATCTGGGTCCAGGCCGCCGAGGGCGCGAAGTTCTGGGCCGGGGTCTGCGCCGAGCTGGCCAACCGCGGCGTCCGGGACGTGCTCATCGTCTGCTGCGACGGGCTCACCGGCTTCCCCGAGGCGATCGAGGCGACCTGGCCCGAGTCGCTGGTGCAGACCTCATCTGTCCACAATGGCGGTGGCCGAACCGTTCGGCCAGCCACCTGCGCCGTGGCGGTCAGAACCCTTGCAGACGCGTCGCCCTCGAGGCCCACATGCAGACCCGTTCGGCCGCCGCGGGGCAGAATCGTGAATCAGCCAGCGGGAGATGCGACGCCGGTGCGGCGATCGCCGAGATGAGGTCCTGACGCGAGGCTGCCGCGCACCGCCGGCACAGGTGGGTTCAGTCCGAGAGGAAGGACCTGCGGTATGACAAGTACTGAACTGGCTACCGCTGCCGGGACCCCCGAGGTGTTCGCCGGCGTGGACTGGGGCGGTGCGTTCCACCAGCTCTGCCTCGTCGACTCGACCGGGGCCACGCTGCTGCAGAAGCGCTTCCCGCACACCGTCGAAGGCCTTGCCGGGCTGTGCGCCGCCCTTGCCGCGGTCGCTGGCGTGGTCCGGGTCGCCATCGAACGCGCCGAAGGGCTCCTGGTCGAGCGGCTGCTCGAGCTGGCCGTGGAGGTCTACTGCATCTCCCCGAAGGTCTCCGCCCGGTCCCGGGAGCGCTACCGGATGGCCGCGAAGAAGTCCGACGCGTTCGACGCCTTCGTCCTGGCCGACAGCCTCCGCCACGAACACACCCATTGGCGCCCGATCCGACCCGCGTCCCAGACCCTGATGCGCCTGCGCGCCGTGATCCGCGACCGCGAGCGGCTCGTGTGGCGCCAGCGCGACCTGGAGAACCAGCTCCGGGCGGTGATGGAGTCCTACAACCCTGCGGTCCTGCACCTGTTCTCCAGCCTCGACCGGGACATCTCCCTGCAGTTCATCAGGCGCTACCCACAGCCCGCCCAGGCCGCCCGCGTCGGGGTCAAGCGCATGGACGCCTTCATCACCGCCCACGGCTACTCCGGGCGCACCAGCGCCGAGACCCTCGTGGAACGCCTCCGCCCCCACCTGCTCGCCGCGGGCGAGGGCACCAGCGCCGGCCGGGCGTTCACCGCAGTGCGGATGGCCGAGGAGCTCTCCCTGCTCAACGGGCACCTGCGCGAATACGACACCGAGATCCAGGCACTGCTCGCCGCCCACCCCGACACCCGGATCTTCACCGCCTTCCCCGGCGTCGGCCCCGTCACCGCCGCGACCCTCCTGGCAGGGATGGGCGAGGACCGCGACCGGTACCCCTCCGCGGCGTCGCTGCTGGCCGAGACCGGGCTCGCTCCCGTCACCCGCGCCTCCGGGCGCACCCGCCAGGTCCGCTTCCGCTACGCGGCGAACAAGCGCATGCGCCACGCGATCGACTGGTGGGCCTTCGTCGCCGTCCGCGAGGACCCCCACTTCACCGGCGAGCACTACCGAAGGGCCCGGGCCGCAGGCCAAGGCCACCACCGCGCACTGCGCGGCGTCGCAGCCCGCTGGGTCCGCATCCTCTGGCGCTGCTGGCACGACCGCACCGAATACGACCCGGCCCTGCACCCCCTACGCCGGCAGGCCCTCGAAGCCGCCGACCACGCCCAGGACACCGGCCCCATCCCCCAGCGCACCGCAGAGGAACACCTGGCACTGCCCGCCGCGAGCTGAGCCCACGCACACCCCCAGCGGACGGGAAGCCCCCGCCCGCCGATCAGCCCTGCCCCCCGCGACCCCCATCCGGACCCCAGGGGTTGACAGCGGGAGTCTGCGTGGTGCACCTGATCCGGGCCTCGATGCGGTTCGTGGCCTACGGCCAGCGCAAGGCCGTCGCCGCGGCCCTCAAGACGGTCTATCAGGCCCCGAACGAGGCCGCCGCGAAGGCGGCCCTGGAGGAGTTCGCGGCCTCCGAGCTGGGGAAGAAGAACCCCAACACGGTCCGGGCGTTCCAGGACGCCTGGGAGCGGTTCATCCCGTTCCTGGCGTTCCCGCCGATGCTGCGCCGGGTCATCTACACCACCAACGCGATCGAGTCGCTGAACTACCAGCTGCGCAAGGTCATCAAGAACCGCGGCCACTTCCCCTCCGACGACGCGGTCGTGAAGCTGCTCTGGCTCGCGATCTGCAACATCGAGGACAAGCGCGCCCGCGAACGGGCCAAGGAGCGCGGACTGCCTGCAGACCGGCGCAAGGCCGACGGGCGCCTCGTCCAAGGCCAGGTCACCACGAACTGGAAGCAGGCCCTGGCCCAGCTCGCCCTGGCCTACCCCGAACGCATCAACCCCTACCTCTGAACCAAACCGGAGACCGACCACTCACACAAACAACTTGACACGCTCCGCTCGGGCTCAAAGGCACCAATCCACGGTTCCCGCGGAGGCCCTCCGCCACCATGCTGGAGGACAGGCTCACCGGCACCACAGAAGGTTCGGGGTCGACCGCGACGGACACCCCCAGCATCCATCCCGCACACACACGGCGCAACCACCGGCCACGCACGAACCTTCGCGCACCACGGTGCGCCCCGCAGGCGGCGCCCCCATGCTGGGGGTCAGCTTCTGGGAGTCACGTCCCCCGCAGGGCAGCTTCTGGAAGTCACATCCTGGGGGGCACGTCCCGTGGGGAGTGCACCCGCTGAAGCTGACCCCCAGGAGGTGATCCCCAGAAGGTGACTCCTAGACGGAGGGGCGGGCGAGGCGGGGGCGGGCCAGCGTCGCCCACAGGTGCCACAGCATCCCCCCGAAGGTGATCAGGAATGCGGCCACCGCGACCCACAGCTCGCCACGGCCGATCGCCGTGACCACGGGCAGGTTGTCCGCGCGCCCCAGGTAGATCCCCGCGACGGCGTACATGCCGAGGGGGAAGATGACGCTCCACAGCCCGGGCTCGTAGGCCAGGGGCACGCGGTGCACGATGTGCCGCCACCACCCCGCCGCGAGCAGCACGGGGAACAGCCACGAGGCGAACGCCCAGAACACCACGGACGCACCGGCCACGAGCCCGCGTGTAGCGTCGACCATGGGGGCGCCGGCCATCTCGACGATCCGCGCGCCGGCGAGGACGCTGATCGCCATCGCGCCCATCGCCACGAAGTAGGGCGGGCGGAGGTCCTCGGGGCGGATGGGGTAGGTCATCAGCCGGAGGGAGACGAAGACGCCCACGGCCGCGTAGAGGATGAGCCCCACGGACCACGCCACGACGGCCACGAGCGCGAGCCCCGCACGCCAGTCCGGCCCGGCCAGGGGCTCCACGGTCGCGGACGCCACGGCCACCGACTGGCTCGCGACGCACCAGATGAACCACGTCCCGTTGGCGTCCTTGACCACGGGCCGCTCCGCGCGGCCGAGCACGGCGGTCCACGGGATCACGTAGCCCAGCACCACCCACGCGAGCAGCGCGAGGCACAGCAGCACGGCGGTCGCGGCCGGCCAGCCAGCCATGCCGAGCCGGACGCCGAGCACGTCGGTGCCGGCGATGAACGTGAAGAACCCGAAGGCCCGGCCGGGGTGCATGAAGTCGCGCCGGATGTCCTCGCGGAACCGGACGAGGCGCACGAGGTTGAGCGTGAGGATCACCACGTAGGAGACGAGGCACACCCACAGCAGGGGCGCGGAGAGCCAGTGGATCCCCTCGAGCTCGAGGCCCACGGAGATGATGCCGCTCGCCATCGTGAGGGCAAAGTACCCGGGGGTGAGCGTCTGCACGGCCTCGGCGACGCGGGATCCTGCGGGCGCTGCGGCTGTGCTCATGGCCCCCAGCCTAAGGCGCGGGCTCCGACTCACGGCACGAGGACCACCTTGCCGATGTTGCGCCGGGCTTCGAGGTAGGCGTGGGCGTCGCCGGCCTCGGCGAGGGGGAACGTGCGGTCCACGTGCGGGCGCACCCAGCCTTCGTCGACCCCCTCGAGGAGGGCCTCCATCCAGCCTCGGACCTTCTCGGTCTCGCTGAATAGGTGGCCTAGGTTTACGCCGAACACTCCGAGGTTCCGGTTCATGAGCGGGATCGGGTTGAAGAGCGGCTGCTGGGCCACGAGCGCGAGGAGCCCGAGCTTCCCGGGCAGCCTCGACGAGACCGCGCCGGAGACGCTGAACATCCCGAGCCGTCCCGTGGGGCGCAGCATGCGGTAGCTCCGCCGCCAGTGGTGCCCGCCGAACGGGTCCAGGACAAGCTCGACGCCGCGGCCGCCGGTGAGCCGCATGACCTCCTTGGTCCAGTCCTGGGTCGTGTAGTCGATGGCCTCGTGGAGGCCGCGTTCGGCGAGGAACGCGTGCTTCCGCGCGCTGGCGGTGCCGATCATGCGGGCGCCGATGTGACGCCCGATGTCCAGGGCGGCGAGCCCCACTCCCCCGCCGGCGTTGTGGATGAGCACGGTGTCGCCCGCGGACAGCGACCCCATGACCACCATGAGCTGCCACGCAGCGAGGTAGGTCACGGGGAGCGCCGCCGCCTGCTCGTGGGACAGCGTGGCCGGCTTCTCGAACACCTGTTCCTGCGGGACGCAGACGGTGTCGGCGTACCCGCCGAAGTGCGTGAGGCCGACGACGTCGCGCCCCACCCACCGCGGGTCAGCCTCGGGCCCGACGGCGTCCACCGTCCCCGAGACCTCGTAGCCCACCACCGCAGGGAACCGCGACACATCCGGGTACAGCCCCTGGCGGGCCAGGATGTCGGCGAAGTTGACCCCGCTGGCACGCGCGCGGATGCGGACTTCGCGTCCCCTCGGGACGGGGTCCGGCGACTCCCTCAGGACGATCCGGTCGGTTCCGCCCGCGGCGGTGATCACAGCCTGCCTCATGGAAGCGGATCATAGTCCCGCCCCGGAAACGCCCGGTGGCGCGGGTCCGCGTAGCCTTGGAGCACCGACGGAAGGACGCCCATGCCCGCCCAGATCATCCGCTTCGCCGACCTCCGGCCCGAACGCTGGAAGAACGGCGGCGGCACGACGGTCGAGATCGCGCGCGGGCCGGCCGATCCCGGCACCGACTGGGACTGGCGCCTGAGCATCGCGGACGTGGACCGCGCCGGCGACTTCTCGGCGTTCGAGGGCATGGAGCGCGTCCTGACCGTGATCGACGGCGAGCTGCTCGTGCTGACCGTGGACGGCACCGAGCACGGGCTCGAGCGCTACCGCCCCTTCCGGTTCGACGGCGGCGCCCCCGCGAGCGCCGTCCTGCCCACCGGCTCGATCCGCGACCTCGGCCTCATCACCCGCCGCGGCGCATTCACGGGGTACGTGACGATCCTCGAGCTCTCGAAGAAGCGCCCCCTCCCGCTCGGGCCTGGCCAGCTCGGCGTCCTCCTCCAGGGCGACGCGGTGGCGCACCTTCCGTCTTCGGCCGCCCCCGGCGCGACGCACGATGGCACTCCCCTCGCGCGCTACGACACCGTCCGTGGCGGCGAACCTGCTCCCACTGTGGCCGGGCGCGGATTCCTCGCGGTCGTGTCGGTGGTGCCTGGTGCAGATGATGCGTGAGCAGCGGGCCGCCAGGCACAATGCACCGGCCGATAAGGCGTCCCAAACGCCGATCCGCCGCTGAGTTGTGCCTGGAGGGACGCCGCCACGGAGCCGCGCGCAACGGTTCCGCTCAGCGGAAGCGTCGAGTGGCGGCGGGCCCCCGGCCGCGATGAACTGGCTGCATGTCCCTCAAGCTCACCCCTGCCGCCAACCACGTGGGCCGCGACGTCGGTGCGTCCATCCCCACAGAGGCTGAAGGGGTCTTCGCCCTCGGGGACGAGCCCGCCGGGGAGCTGGAGCGGATCTGGCCCCGCGCCGCCGTGCATCTGAGGGTCCGCAGCAACGATGCGCACACGCTGTACGCGGTGGCGATCGCGCGGTCGCTGCTCGCGGCGCACCCCGAGGCGGACGCGGGCGTGGTGCTGCCGGCGATGATGCTGCATGACATCGGCTGGTCCAAGGTGCCCGCCGACGAGGTCCTGGAGGCGATCGCGCCCGGCGGCGGGCGGCCCGATCTGGTGCTGCTGCACGAGAAGGAGGGCGCGCAGCTCGCGGAGGGGATCCTCGCCGAGGTGGGCGTGCCGGCGGAACGGGCGGCGCGCATCGTCGAGATCATCGACGGGCACGACTCGCGGCGTGAGGCGCTCTCGATCGAGGACGCGATCGTCAAGGACGCGGATAAGGTCTGGCGGCTCACGCCGCACGGGCTGGACACGGTCATGGACTGGTTCGGGATCGACCGCGGACAGGCGCTGCGGCTGTGCAGCTCGCGCGTGCACTCGCACCTGTTCACAGACGCGGCGAAGGCGCTCGCACGCGGGCTCGCGGGCGTGGAGTCGGCGAACCTGTGGCCCGAGCGGGCGGCGCTAGAGTTGCCCTGACTGTACGGTTGCCCTGAGCGGGGCCCGACCTCAGGAGGCACGATGGCGGGCGGCAGCAACGAGCCCGGACGCACCGTCACGTCCAAGGTGCTCGCGCTGCTGTTCGCGTTCGAGTCGGGACGGCGGTCGCTGAGCTTGTCCGAGCTCGCGGAGACCGCCGGGCTGCCGCTGAGCACCACGCACCGGCTCGTGGGCGAGCTCGTCGAGTCAGGGGCGCTGGCGCGGGATCCGCAGGGGCGCGTGCAGCTGGGCATCCGGCTGTGGGAGCTCGGGCAGAACGCCGGGCGGGCGCTGCGCGACACGGCGCACCCGTTCGTCCAGGACCTGTTCTCCCTCACCGGCGAGACCTCGCACCTCGCGATCCGCGAGGGCCACGAGGTGCTGTACATCGACCGCGTGTACGGGACCAAGCGTGTGCCGCGCGCGTCGCGCGTGGGCGGCCGTCTGCCCATGCACGCGACCGCCGTGGGGAAGGTGATCCTCGCGTTCGAGGAGGACTGGGTCCGCGACGCCTACTTCAACCGGCACCTCGAGCAGCCCACCGCGTTCACGCACATCAACCCGGCCAGGCTCGCCGACGAGCTCGCGCAGATCCGCGATCAGGGCTACGCGACCACGGCGGAGGAGGTGCGGCTCGGGTCGGCGTCGATCGCGGTGCCCGTCTTCCACACCGGGCGGATCGGGGCCGGGCTCGGGCTCGTGGTGCTGTCCTCGCAGGCGGGCACCATGCTCCGGCACCTGCCGACGCTGCGCGGCATCTCGGCGCAGATCGAGCGTGCGACGGCCCACATCCCTCTCGAGACGCTGCGGGCAAGCGCGAAGATCAGCGGCTGACCTCCGCGGGGCCTCCAACGCCGAGGGGCGATGTCCCTACGGCTCGAGCCGCCGTCGCAGGAGGCAGAACTCGTTGCCCTCCGGGTCGGCGAGGACGTACCACGAAGCGTCGTCGGGCTGGCCGAGGTCGAGGCGGCGGGCGCCGAGGGCGAGGAGCCGCTCGAGCTCGGCGTCCTGGTCCCGGTCCACGGGGTTGACGTCGATGTGGAGGGCAAGCCGGTCGGTGCGCGCATCGGTGCCCGGCATGAGGATGATGGTGGGCTGAAGCCCGCCGAACCCGGCCTCCGGAGGCCCGATCTCGATGAGGCCGACGTCCTCGCGGTCGATCTCGACGTAGCCGAGGACGCCGCACCAGAACTGGGCGAGCAGCTCGGGGTCGGCGCACTTGAGGACGAGCTCGCTGATGCGGGAGGCCATGCGGATCAGTCTAGGGACGCCCCTGCCGTCACTTGGCAACAGGCCGCGAGCGTGGAAACCTCGTCAGGGTGACCGCCACGAAACGTCCCCGCTGGCTCACGCGCAACGTCCGCACGCTCTCCGCGGTGAGCTTCTTCCAGGACGCCGCGAGCGAGCTGCTGTACCCGATCATGCCGATCTTCCTCACGGTGGTGCTGGGCGCGCCGGCGGCCGTGGTGGGCGCCGTCGAGGGGGTCGCCGAGGGCGTCGCGTCGCTGACCAAGCTCGCGGCCGGGCGGCTCGCGGACCGGTACTCCAAGCGGCCCCTGATCGGCCTCGGCTACGGGCTCGCGGCCGTGGGCAAGCTCATGATCGCGCTCGCGTCGTCGTGGCAACTCGTGCTCGCGGCGCGGAGCGTGGACCGCCTCGGCAAGGGCATCCGCGGGGCGCCCCGCGACGTGCTGCTCATGGAGGGCGCCGACCCCGCGAGCCGCGGCCGGATCTTCGGCTTCCACCGCATGGCGGACACCCTCGGCGCCGTGGTGGGGCCGGCCGTGGGGCTCATCCTGTACGAGGCGTTCAGCCGGCAGATCCCGCCGCTCCTGTGGGTCGCCGTGGTCCCCGCCATCCTCTCGGTGGTGCTGGTCGCCGCGGTGCGGGAGAAGCGCAAGGCCCCCGGCGGCGTCGTGCGCGGAGGGACAGGACGCACGACGGCGGCCCCGCACCCGGGTGACCCGGCGCGCCTCCCCGCGCGGCTGAGGCTGCTGATCGGCGGCCTGACGGTGTTCTCGCTTGTGAACTTCCCGGACTCGCTCCTGCTGCTGCGGGCGCACGATCTGGGGCTCTCGACGGAGGGCGTGATCGGCGCGTACATCCTGTACAACGTCGCGTACGCGGCGCTGTCCTACCCGGCGGGCGCGCTGTCCGACCAGATCCCGCGGTACCACGTGTTCGCGGTAGGGCTGGCGTGCTTCGCTGTCGGCTATCTGGGGCTCGGGCTCATCGGCGACCCGATGTGGGTGTTCCCGATCCTGATCGTGTACGGCGGATTCACCGCCGCGACCGACGGCGTGGGCAAGGCCTGGGTCTCGAGCCTCGCGCCCGCGGGGCTGCAGGGCCGGGCGCAGGGCCTCTTCCAGGGGCTCACGGGCGGCGGGATCCTCGTCGCCGGGCTGTGGGCCGGGCTGGCGTGGGGCGACGCCGGGCGGGTGCCTCTGCTCGTGAGCGGCGCCGCGGGAGTGGTGCTCGCCGTCGGGCTGGTCGTGGCGGGGCGGCGGCTGGCGTCGAGGTGAGGGGTCGGCGCGAAGGTCACCGGGGACGGTGAGTGCCTTCGAGCCGTGCCTTGAGCCCCTTCCAGATCCGCTGTTCCTGACGCCGTCCGACGGCGGCGAACACCGGCGCGGCGATCTTCAGGAAGCCCTTGGGCCTGAGGTTCCAGGCCCAGGACATGCGAGTTCCCTCGGGGTCCGCGGAGAACGTCAGCGCCCCGTCGATGTCCGCGGCGGCCATCCGGGTCACGGATCCCAGCCGGGAGGGCCGGGAGTACTCTGTGACCTCCAGATCGAAGGGAGTGGTGCCGCGCCCCGAGGCCATGGTGACGTGCCAGAGGGTTCCCACCCCGATGGGCCCCGGCGTGGCCTTCTCGACGCTGCTCATCTGGGGGTTGTACAGCGGCTCGTTGCGCTCGTCGGCGACGAAGTCGAAGACCTCCTCCACCGGGCGCCTGATGGTGATCGAACCGGTGATCGCTGCCATGTGGACGGCTCCTCGGCTGTGGGGCAGGACTGGTCACCGCCCCGCGCGCGTACCCCAAGGGTCTGCCGGGCGGCTCTGCGCCTGAAGTGCCGAAGGTCCCGGGCGTGTGCGCCTGTACTGCCAGCTGGGCTCGGGTGAGAGACTCGACGGAATGACAGCCTCCTTGCGTTGCGAGATCTTCCCGTCCGACCTCGAGGCAACGGCCCGGTTCTACACGGAGGTCCTCGGATTCCGCATCACCCGCGACGGCCGCCAGGAGGGCATTCGCTACCTCGCCCTCGAGCGTGGAACCGTCCAGCTGGGAGCGGCGTACCGCCCGGCGCCCCCGCAGCGGGGCTCGCGCCGGCCCCCGATCGGGGTCGAACTCGTGCTCGAGGTCGAAGACCTTCTGGCCGAGCGTGACCGCGTTGCCGAAGCAGGATGGCCAGTGGAAGAAGAGATCACCGAGCGACCGTGGGGGCTGCAGGACTTCCGTCTGCTCGACCCCGACGGCTACTACTGGCGACTCACCACGCGCGCCAAGAACGGGTGACTGCACGCCCCTCACACGCTAGCGGCGCCTTAGTCAGATCCTGCCGTCGACTGCACCCAGAATTCCCACCAGGGGAATGTTGCCGAATCTGATTGCTCCAGCAGGAACATCCATCTACGGTTCAAGGAGTGATCCCCACCACACACGCAAGGAGGCGATGCCCCGTGGATCTTGACCTCGAAGAGCTCGCAGCGGTCATCGAGCAGCTCGACAAGACTGAGTTCACCGACTTCTTGTTCGAGAACGGCGACTTCAAGCTGCGGGTCTCCCGCGGCGGCCACTTCACGGACGCCGCGCCCCGGACCGCGGCTCAGGCCGCGCACGACGCCGCGCCGTCGCCCGCCGCTTCTCCCTCGCCCGCCACCGTGGCCGCACCGCAGCCGGCCCCAGCGGCTGCTGCGGCCCCGGCGCCCGGCCTCCATTCCGTCCCGGCCTCCGCACCTCAGGTGCCGCCGCAGCCCGAGGCCGGCCACGCCGTCGTCACCGCCCCGATGCTCGGCACCTTCTACTCGGCCGCGAAGCCGGGCGCGGCGCCGTTCGTGGCCGTCGGCGACGCGATCGGCCCGGACACGGTGGTCTGCATCGTCGAGGTCATGAAGCTCATGAACTCCGTCCAGGCCGGCATCTCCGGCACCATCACCGAGGTCTACGTGAAGGACGGAGACCTCGTGGAGTTCGGCCAGCCGATCTTCGAGGTGCGGGAGTCCGCATGACGGCGCCCGCCACTCAGAACATCAGGCACCGCATCTTCATCGCGAACCGCGGCGAGATCGCGGTCCGCCTCATCGAGGCGTGTGACCGCCTCGGCTTCGAGACCGTCCTGGGCGTCTCGGCCGCGGACAAGGACACACTCGGCGCGAAACGTGCCACGCGCGTTGTCGTGCTCGGCGGGCCCCGCCCGGGCGAGTCGTACCTGGCGATGAACACCGTGGTCCACGCCGCCGTCGCAACGGGCTGCACCGCCGTGCACCCGGGCTACGGCTTCCTCTCGGAACAGCCGGCGTTCGCGCGGCTGTGCGCCGAGGAGGGCCTGACGTTCATCGGCCCGCAGCCCGAGGCGCTCGATGCCCTCGGCGACAAGCTCACCGCCCGCCGCCTCGCCGAGGCGAACGGCGTGCCGGTCTCGAAGGGTGGCACCGCGACCACGGGAGAGGAGGTCGCGGCCCTCGCTGACTCGATTGGCTTCCCGGTGCTCATCAAGGCAGCGTTCGGCGGCGGCGGGCGCGGCATGAAGCTCGTGCGCAGCCAGGACGAGCTCCTCGACGCGTGGCAGCTCGCCTCAGCCGAGGCGGAGGCAAGCTTCGGCGACGGCACGGTGTTCCTCGAGCGGTTCGTGGAGGACGCCAAGCACGTCGAGGTCCAGGTCCTCGGGGACCGCCACGGGCACCGCATCCATCTCGGCGAGCGCGAGTGCTCGGTCCAGTACCGCTACCAGAAGGCCGTCGAGGAGGCCCCGTGCGCGGCGCTGCCCGAGGCCACCCGTAGGCTCCTGCACGCGAGTGCCCTCCGCCTCGCGGACGCGCTGGACTACGTGGGCCTCGGGACCGTGGAGTTCCTCTACGACCCGTCCCGCGACGAGCTCGCGTTCCTCGAGGTCAATCCCCGCCTCCAGGTGGAGCACCCGGTCACGGAGGCGATCACCGGCGTCGACCTCGTGAGGGAGCAGATCCTCGCCGCGCTCGGCGAGCCGCTCTCCGTCACGCAGGAGGACGTCCGCGTGACCGGCCACGCGATCGAGTGCCGCATCACCGCGCAGGATCCGGAGCGTGGGCTCGCCCCGAGCCCCGGACGCGTCACCCGGTGGCGGCCGACGGCGGGCGGCGGCCTCCGCCTCGACACGCATCTCTACGAGGGCTACCTCTTCCCGCCCTACTACGACGCCCTCATGGCCAAGCAGATCGCCTGGGGCCCGGACCGGGATGCGGCGATCGAGCGCATGGAGTCCGCGCTGGCGGGCTTCGAGATCGGGGGCCTGACCACCTCGCTCCCGCTCCTGCGCCGCATCCTCGCGCATCCCGACTACCGGACCAACCGGGTCACGACCCACTGGCTCACGGACCACCTGGAGGACATCATGCAGGCTCCCGACGCCCGGGCCGCGGGCTCCGGCCCCGCCGCGCTGCCGCACGAAACGGCGGTGGCGCGCTGATGGCGAAGATCAGCCTCGTCGACGTCTCGCTCCGCGACGGCAACCAGAGCCTCTGGGGCGCCACGGGCATCACGACGCGCATGGTGCGCGGCGTCGCCCCGCTCCTGGACCGGGTGGGCTACCGGACCCTCGAGCTGGTCTCGAGCACGCTCATGGCCACGGCCGTCCGCTACCACGCGGAGGACCCGTGGGAGAAGATCCGCGTGGCCCGGCAGCTCGCCCCGAACACGCAGCTCGGCTTCCTCACCACGGGCAAGCGGTTCATCACGTTCGGCCGCACGCCGGACGCGGTGTTCGAGCTCGCGTTCACGCTCCTGGCCCGCAACGGCGTCCGGAAGCTGTGGGTCATCGACCCGATGCATGACATGGAGGGCGCCAAGCGCACCGCCGCGATGGCCAAGCGCGTGGGCTTCGAGGAGGTCATCGGCGGGGTCTGCTACACGATCAGCCCGGTCCACACCCCGGAGTACTTCGCCGAGAAGGCCGGAGAGCTCTCGGACAGCCCGGACATCGACGGCGTGTACCTCAAGGACCCCTCCGGCATCCTCACGCCGGACAGCGTCCGCACCCTCGTCCCGGCGCTTCAGGCCTCGCTCGGCGCGACGACCGGTGGCCCGCAGCTGCGCGAGGTCCACTCCCACTCGACTACGGGCCTCTCCCCCATCACGCTCCTCGAGGCCGCGGACCTCGGCGTCGAGACGCTGCACTGCGGGCTGCCGCCGCTCGCTGACGGGCCCTCGCACCCG is a window encoding:
- a CDS encoding IS110 family transposase is translated as MTSTELATAAGTPEVFAGVDWGGAFHQLCLVDSTGATLLQKRFPHTVEGLAGLCAALAAVAGVVRVAIERAEGLLVERLLELAVEVYCISPKVSARSRERYRMAAKKSDAFDAFVLADSLRHEHTHWRPIRPASQTLMRLRAVIRDRERLVWRQRDLENQLRAVMESYNPAVLHLFSSLDRDISLQFIRRYPQPAQAARVGVKRMDAFITAHGYSGRTSAETLVERLRPHLLAAGEGTSAGRAFTAVRMAEELSLLNGHLREYDTEIQALLAAHPDTRIFTAFPGVGPVTAATLLAGMGEDRDRYPSAASLLAETGLAPVTRASGRTRQVRFRYAANKRMRHAIDWWAFVAVREDPHFTGEHYRRARAAGQGHHRALRGVAARWVRILWRCWHDRTEYDPALHPLRRQALEAADHAQDTGPIPQRTAEEHLALPAAS
- a CDS encoding VOC family protein; protein product: MASRISELVLKCADPELLAQFWCGVLGYVEIDREDVGLIEIGPPEAGFGGLQPTIILMPGTDARTDRLALHIDVNPVDRDQDAELERLLALGARRLDLGQPDDASWYVLADPEGNEFCLLRRRLEP
- a CDS encoding MFS transporter is translated as MTATKRPRWLTRNVRTLSAVSFFQDAASELLYPIMPIFLTVVLGAPAAVVGAVEGVAEGVASLTKLAAGRLADRYSKRPLIGLGYGLAAVGKLMIALASSWQLVLAARSVDRLGKGIRGAPRDVLLMEGADPASRGRIFGFHRMADTLGAVVGPAVGLILYEAFSRQIPPLLWVAVVPAILSVVLVAAVREKRKAPGGVVRGGTGRTTAAPHPGDPARLPARLRLLIGGLTVFSLVNFPDSLLLLRAHDLGLSTEGVIGAYILYNVAYAALSYPAGALSDQIPRYHVFAVGLACFAVGYLGLGLIGDPMWVFPILIVYGGFTAATDGVGKAWVSSLAPAGLQGRAQGLFQGLTGGGILVAGLWAGLAWGDAGRVPLLVSGAAGVVLAVGLVVAGRRLASR
- a CDS encoding IclR family transcriptional regulator, producing MAGGSNEPGRTVTSKVLALLFAFESGRRSLSLSELAETAGLPLSTTHRLVGELVESGALARDPQGRVQLGIRLWELGQNAGRALRDTAHPFVQDLFSLTGETSHLAIREGHEVLYIDRVYGTKRVPRASRVGGRLPMHATAVGKVILAFEEDWVRDAYFNRHLEQPTAFTHINPARLADELAQIRDQGYATTAEEVRLGSASIAVPVFHTGRIGAGLGLVVLSSQAGTMLRHLPTLRGISAQIERATAHIPLETLRASAKISG
- a CDS encoding zinc-binding dehydrogenase — its product is MRQAVITAAGGTDRIVLRESPDPVPRGREVRIRARASGVNFADILARQGLYPDVSRFPAVVGYEVSGTVDAVGPEADPRWVGRDVVGLTHFGGYADTVCVPQEQVFEKPATLSHEQAAALPVTYLAAWQLMVVMGSLSAGDTVLIHNAGGGVGLAALDIGRHIGARMIGTASARKHAFLAERGLHEAIDYTTQDWTKEVMRLTGGRGVELVLDPFGGHHWRRSYRMLRPTGRLGMFSVSGAVSSRLPGKLGLLALVAQQPLFNPIPLMNRNLGVFGVNLGHLFSETEKVRGWMEALLEGVDEGWVRPHVDRTFPLAEAGDAHAYLEARRNIGKVVLVP
- a CDS encoding tellurite resistance/C4-dicarboxylate transporter family protein, with amino-acid sequence MSTAAAPAGSRVAEAVQTLTPGYFALTMASGIISVGLELEGIHWLSAPLLWVCLVSYVVILTLNLVRLVRFREDIRRDFMHPGRAFGFFTFIAGTDVLGVRLGMAGWPAATAVLLCLALLAWVVLGYVIPWTAVLGRAERPVVKDANGTWFIWCVASQSVAVASATVEPLAGPDWRAGLALVAVVAWSVGLILYAAVGVFVSLRLMTYPIRPEDLRPPYFVAMGAMAISVLAGARIVEMAGAPMVDATRGLVAGASVVFWAFASWLFPVLLAAGWWRHIVHRVPLAYEPGLWSVIFPLGMYAVAGIYLGRADNLPVVTAIGRGELWVAVAAFLITFGGMLWHLWATLARPRLARPSV
- a CDS encoding HD domain-containing protein produces the protein MSLKLTPAANHVGRDVGASIPTEAEGVFALGDEPAGELERIWPRAAVHLRVRSNDAHTLYAVAIARSLLAAHPEADAGVVLPAMMLHDIGWSKVPADEVLEAIAPGGGRPDLVLLHEKEGAQLAEGILAEVGVPAERAARIVEIIDGHDSRREALSIEDAIVKDADKVWRLTPHGLDTVMDWFGIDRGQALRLCSSRVHSHLFTDAAKALARGLAGVESANLWPERAALELP
- a CDS encoding HutD/Ves family protein → MPAQIIRFADLRPERWKNGGGTTVEIARGPADPGTDWDWRLSIADVDRAGDFSAFEGMERVLTVIDGELLVLTVDGTEHGLERYRPFRFDGGAPASAVLPTGSIRDLGLITRRGAFTGYVTILELSKKRPLPLGPGQLGVLLQGDAVAHLPSSAAPGATHDGTPLARYDTVRGGEPAPTVAGRGFLAVVSVVPGADDA